The stretch of DNA CAACCCTGCCAGGCCGTTAACCCCAGCAGGAGCAACCCGGCCCCCACCGTCAAGGGAAAATAATTGGGATGGATCAGCACCGCCAACTGCCCTGTCAACCAGTACTTGACCAGCAGCGCTCCCCAAGCCCCGATGGCCAGCAAGTCCCAACCGTTCATCCCAGGTACAGGTTCATAGCCAAGGTCAACACGAAGGTTAACGAGGACGCCAGCAAAAACAGGTAGAGCACCGCCCGGGGCCGAAAAACCGTCAGGAGCAAGCTCACTCCCTTGAGGTCCACCATCGGCCCGAACACCAAAAACGCCAACAACGCCCCGGTCGTAAAACTCCCGGCAAACGACAAGGCAAAAAAGGCATCCACCGTCGAGCAAATGGAAACCACCGTCCCCAGGACCAACATGGCCAACACCGAGGTTACCGGCCCCTGCCCCAAACTCAAAATCACCTCCCGGGGCGCCAACACCTGCACTGCTGCCGCCACCGCTGTTCCCAAAATGAGCACAGCCCCCAACTCCCGCAGCTCTGTCAAGGCGTTGACCCACACCAATCGCCAGCGCCCCCGCCGGGACAGGAGCCGGGATAGATTCCACCCGTCTGTCTCCAGGGCAACGGTTTTACCCCCGCTCACCGCCCAGAAATGACCCGTTGGCACCCCCACCAGGGCCAATTCTCGGGCCGGGGGTCGGGGCGCAGGCACCGGTATCGCTTGGGCCACCGCCGGTTGTAAAAATGGGCGTAAATCCCGCTGCACCGAAAACACCCAGCCCACCACCACCGCCACCACCAGGGTCAGGAGCATGCGCCCCCAGACCATCAGCGGCTGGTCCCGAAACGCCACCCAGGTGGACCAAAGGACGATAGGGTTAATGGTGGGCGCCCCCAGGAGAAACCCCACCGCCACCGACGTCGGCAGCCCTTGGGTTAACAGCCGTCGCGCCACCGGCACATTGCCACACTCACACACCGGCAACAGACACCCCAGCACCGCTCCCGCCACTGCCCCGGCCAGGGGATGTCGAGGCAACCGCCGCACCAACTTTTCCGGGTCCACCCACAGCAACAAAGCACTGG from Gloeomargarita sp. SRBZ-1_bins_9 encodes:
- a CDS encoding permease, with translation MTAWQQGLTLFFSLLVEALPFLLLGVLFSSALLLWVDPEKLVRRLPRHPLAGAVAGAVLGCLLPVCECGNVPVARRLLTQGLPTSVAVGFLLGAPTINPIVLWSTWVAFRDQPLMVWGRMLLTLVVAVVVGWVFSVQRDLRPFLQPAVAQAIPVPAPRPPARELALVGVPTGHFWAVSGGKTVALETDGWNLSRLLSRRGRWRLVWVNALTELRELGAVLILGTAVAAAVQVLAPREVILSLGQGPVTSVLAMLVLGTVVSICSTVDAFFALSFAGSFTTGALLAFLVFGPMVDLKGVSLLLTVFRPRAVLYLFLLASSLTFVLTLAMNLYLG